A window of the Bdellovibrio sp. ZAP7 genome harbors these coding sequences:
- the trmD gene encoding tRNA (guanosine(37)-N1)-methyltransferase TrmD, which translates to MLKVDVITLFPEMIESAVSYGVLGQALKSDRLTVAAHTPREFAADRHKTVDDRPFGGGDGMIMLAETLEKTILKVKHKNSKVIYMSPQGEVLTDEKARALAKEEHLVLICGRYGGIDQRIINSYIDEEISIGDYVLSGGELGALVVVDAVSRFIPGVLGHNESADKDSFSAGLLEHPNFTRPREFQGVVVPEVLLGGNHKLIGEWKDKVSALVTLVKRPDLFQAYLEKENEQYRSLKKKKKEAPLKELKKFWMNLSEQERQSLGLAELSEEDFNG; encoded by the coding sequence ATGCTCAAAGTCGATGTGATCACTCTTTTCCCAGAGATGATTGAGAGCGCTGTATCTTACGGCGTTCTGGGGCAGGCTCTAAAGAGTGATCGACTGACCGTTGCAGCTCACACGCCTCGTGAGTTCGCGGCAGATCGCCACAAAACTGTGGATGATCGTCCTTTCGGTGGCGGCGACGGCATGATCATGCTGGCCGAGACTCTGGAAAAAACAATTCTAAAAGTGAAACATAAAAATTCAAAGGTGATCTATATGTCTCCGCAAGGAGAAGTGCTCACTGATGAAAAGGCCCGCGCCCTTGCTAAGGAAGAACATTTGGTTCTGATTTGTGGTCGGTACGGCGGGATAGATCAACGTATTATTAATTCTTACATCGACGAAGAGATTTCCATTGGAGATTATGTTTTGTCAGGTGGGGAGTTGGGTGCATTGGTCGTTGTGGATGCAGTATCGCGCTTTATCCCTGGGGTTCTGGGACACAATGAGAGCGCTGATAAAGACAGCTTCTCGGCCGGGTTGTTAGAGCATCCCAATTTTACTCGCCCGCGTGAATTTCAAGGTGTTGTGGTTCCAGAAGTTCTGTTGGGTGGGAATCACAAATTGATCGGGGAGTGGAAGGATAAAGTTTCGGCTTTGGTCACTTTGGTGAAGCGTCCTGATCTATTTCAAGCGTACCTTGAAAAAGAAAACGAGCAGTATCGCTCGCTGAAGAAAAAGAAAAAAGAAGCTCCTCTAAAAGAGCTTAAAAAATTTTGGATGAATTTGTCTGAGCAGGAGCGCCAGTCTTTGGGGCTTGCTGAACTCAGTGAGGAAGACTTCAATGGCTGA